The following coding sequences are from one Methanosarcina sp. WWM596 window:
- the dph5 gene encoding diphthine synthase yields the protein MLTFIGLGLFDEYDISLKGLEAVQEADIVYAEFYTSCLMGTNPKKMEHLYEKKVHLLSREDVEQQPDWLNEAKDKNVVFLTGGDTMVSTTHVDLRLRAEKLGIETRLVHGASITSAVSGLTGLQNYRFGKSASIPYPYESRRGARIISETPYDTIKLNSELGLHTLVFLDIDKDKGYMTVNLALALLLEVENKRREKVMDRAVAVGIARAGSEKPVVKADYAENLKDFDFGKPLHILVIPGKLHFLEAEALVKLAAGPEKLMEGIE from the coding sequence ATGCTCACATTTATAGGGCTGGGACTTTTTGACGAATACGATATTTCCTTAAAAGGACTTGAGGCTGTCCAGGAAGCTGACATTGTATATGCTGAGTTCTATACTTCCTGCCTCATGGGAACAAACCCTAAAAAAATGGAACATCTCTACGAAAAGAAAGTCCATTTACTCTCAAGGGAAGATGTGGAACAGCAACCTGATTGGCTGAATGAAGCAAAAGACAAAAATGTCGTATTTCTCACAGGTGGAGATACAATGGTCTCCACAACTCACGTTGACCTGCGCCTCAGGGCCGAAAAGCTCGGGATAGAAACCCGCCTGGTTCATGGGGCGTCCATTACCTCAGCAGTCTCGGGGCTTACCGGGCTTCAGAACTACCGTTTCGGAAAATCCGCAAGTATCCCGTACCCCTACGAAAGCAGGCGAGGAGCCAGGATTATTTCGGAAACTCCCTATGATACCATAAAACTAAACTCCGAACTTGGTCTCCATACCCTTGTCTTTCTGGACATCGACAAAGATAAAGGGTATATGACCGTCAATCTTGCGCTTGCACTCCTGCTGGAAGTTGAGAATAAAAGAAGGGAAAAGGTAATGGACAGGGCTGTTGCTGTGGGAATCGCAAGAGCAGGCTCTGAGAAACCCGTGGTAAAAGCTGACTACGCAGAAAACCTGAAGGATTTTGATTTTGGAAAGCCTCTTCATATCCTGGTAATTCCCGGAAAACTGCATTTCCTTGAAGCTGAAGCTCTTGTGAAACTTGCAGCCGGTCCTGAGAAACTTATGGAAGGGATTGAATAA
- a CDS encoding thioredoxin family protein encodes MVKVTLIHATWCTACPATRRFWKGLKSEYDFEYEEVDVETPEGQALTDKYGIVGVPTTLIDGEPAFTGLPKKADAIARIT; translated from the coding sequence ATGGTAAAGGTTACGCTCATTCACGCCACCTGGTGCACGGCATGTCCGGCAACACGCAGGTTTTGGAAAGGTCTTAAATCGGAATACGATTTCGAGTATGAGGAAGTTGATGTAGAGACCCCGGAGGGTCAGGCTCTTACTGATAAGTATGGCATAGTCGGGGTTCCTACAACTCTTATCGATGGTGAGCCTGCTTTTACGGGTCTTCCCAAAAAGGCCGATGCTATAGCTCGCATTACGTGA
- the trxB gene encoding thioredoxin-disulfide reductase, which yields MYDLIIIGGGPAGLAAGIYAVRFGLETLILERNEISGQISMADIVENYPGFSSISGPELMEKYRTHALEAGVKTKITEVVSIRTEGAKKIVSTDSGDLEAKALIIATGANPKHLNVPGEKELISKGVSYCAICDGPFFKNKTVVVVGGGNSAVTDALLLSKIAQKVYLVHRRDRLRAAKILQDRAIATPNIEFILNTLVLEIVGGGEGIKKVEKVILQDRNSKESRELSTNGVFIYVGIHPNTEFVSVEKNNEGFIKTGRWLETSEKGIYAAGDCRDTPIWQLVAAVSDGAIAATAANEYVESLK from the coding sequence ATGTACGATCTGATTATTATAGGAGGGGGGCCCGCAGGGCTTGCAGCGGGAATTTACGCTGTTCGTTTCGGGCTTGAGACCCTTATCCTGGAAAGAAACGAGATAAGCGGCCAGATCTCTATGGCAGATATTGTGGAAAACTATCCTGGCTTTTCATCAATTTCCGGACCTGAACTGATGGAAAAATATAGAACACATGCTCTGGAAGCCGGGGTAAAGACCAAGATTACTGAAGTTGTCTCGATCCGGACAGAAGGGGCAAAAAAAATCGTCTCAACGGACAGCGGGGACCTGGAAGCAAAAGCCTTAATCATTGCCACAGGCGCAAATCCAAAGCATCTGAATGTGCCAGGAGAGAAGGAACTTATCAGCAAGGGGGTCTCCTACTGCGCAATCTGCGATGGGCCTTTTTTCAAAAACAAAACTGTAGTTGTTGTGGGCGGCGGCAACTCAGCCGTTACAGATGCTCTTCTTCTTTCAAAGATTGCCCAGAAGGTATATCTTGTCCACAGGCGGGACCGTTTGAGAGCTGCAAAAATCCTTCAGGATAGGGCCATTGCAACTCCAAACATTGAGTTCATCCTCAACACTCTTGTCCTGGAAATAGTAGGGGGCGGAGAAGGGATTAAAAAGGTCGAAAAAGTTATCCTGCAAGACCGCAACAGCAAAGAATCACGGGAGCTTTCTACTAATGGTGTTTTTATCTACGTGGGCATTCATCCGAATACTGAATTCGTTAGTGTGGAAAAAAATAATGAAGGCTTCATCAAGACCGGTCGCTGGTTGGAAACCTCAGAGAAGGGAATTTATGCCGCAGGAGATTGTCGCGACACTCCTATCTGGCAGCTTGTAGCAGCGGTGAGTGATGGAGCAATCGCAGCCACGGCTGCAAATGAATATGTAGAAAGCCTTAAATAA
- a CDS encoding helix-turn-helix domain-containing protein, protein MDPLEKIFGKTAQMTVLKNLIEHQNESTYLSGIAEETGLSHSSVSRVITPLIDTGIVIEKPLGKQIRTFQLNMESDATRLIIDFYYKINQMLE, encoded by the coding sequence ATGGACCCACTTGAAAAAATCTTTGGAAAAACCGCACAGATGACCGTCCTTAAAAATCTGATCGAGCACCAGAACGAATCAACCTACCTATCAGGGATAGCAGAAGAGACCGGTCTTTCCCACTCCAGTGTATCAAGAGTCATTACCCCGCTAATAGATACGGGTATTGTCATAGAAAAACCTCTTGGAAAGCAGATCCGGACCTTCCAGTTGAATATGGAAAGCGACGCGACAAGATTGATCATAGATTTTTACTATAAAATTAACCAGATGCTGGAATAA
- a CDS encoding response regulator, whose translation MHNINLDREILKLIEEQPEISERDIARTLSVSEELVKVRIENLHDVREKILIMGDEQNIHHALKKVLEAENYNVVNASDSISVLEAVNAERPDLVLLDTAFLNTDGFEICRQLKASPRCWWIPVMMMSERNKAEDSVKAFKSGADDCVAVPFNPLELKARVGMVLRRSRI comes from the coding sequence ATGCATAACATTAATCTTGACCGTGAAATTTTAAAGCTTATAGAAGAACAACCTGAGATAAGTGAAAGAGATATTGCCCGAACTCTTTCTGTTTCGGAAGAGTTAGTAAAAGTTAGGATTGAAAACCTTCATGATGTCAGGGAAAAAATCCTGATTATGGGTGATGAGCAGAATATCCACCATGCCCTTAAGAAGGTTCTTGAAGCTGAAAACTACAACGTTGTCAATGCCTCGGACAGCATTTCAGTCCTTGAAGCAGTAAATGCAGAAAGACCAGACCTGGTACTGCTTGATACAGCTTTTCTGAATACAGATGGCTTTGAAATCTGCAGACAACTTAAAGCCAGCCCAAGGTGCTGGTGGATTCCTGTTATGATGATGAGTGAAAGGAATAAAGCAGAAGACAGTGTTAAAGCCTTTAAATCAGGAGCTGACGATTGCGTTGCCGTGCCTTTTAATCCTCTGGAATTGAAAGCAAGGGTAGGGATGGTTCTGAGACGTAGCCGGATTTGA
- a CDS encoding tetratricopeptide repeat protein: MTSNEWYNKGVALHELKRFAEALDAYNKALEISPDNAKILFSKGIVLKSLMKYEEALDAFDRSLKINPDDARTWCFKAELLLDLMQYEEALDAFYRAISLAPEDPEIWYRRGMAFREMRAYEDAMDDLEKAIRLYSKNYDMGSMSASEWCKKGMGLCKIKSYQEALDAFNRALELNPTNGKALYNKGVALRWLGKNDEARLYIEKAVEIFENKIKANPENARFWYNKGIALRDLEKYKEALEAFEKAININPSFTKAWIGKGIVYDRVKKHQKAMEAYERAVDINPIYSDLI; the protein is encoded by the coding sequence ATGACTTCAAATGAATGGTACAATAAAGGCGTTGCACTCCATGAACTAAAAAGGTTTGCAGAAGCTCTGGATGCATACAATAAGGCTCTTGAAATAAGCCCTGATAATGCAAAAATCTTGTTTAGCAAAGGGATTGTACTCAAAAGCCTCATGAAGTACGAGGAGGCTCTTGATGCTTTTGACAGGTCTCTTAAGATCAATCCTGACGATGCTAGAACCTGGTGCTTCAAAGCTGAACTTCTCTTAGATCTCATGCAATACGAGGAAGCTCTGGATGCATTCTACAGGGCTATATCCCTTGCTCCTGAAGACCCGGAAATATGGTACAGGCGTGGAATGGCTTTCAGGGAGATGAGAGCATACGAAGATGCAATGGATGACCTTGAGAAAGCTATTCGGCTCTATTCAAAGAACTACGACATGGGCTCTATGAGTGCAAGCGAATGGTGCAAGAAAGGAATGGGGCTTTGTAAAATAAAGAGTTATCAGGAAGCTCTTGATGCTTTTAACAGGGCACTTGAGTTAAACCCGACTAACGGAAAAGCCCTTTACAACAAAGGAGTTGCTCTGCGCTGGCTCGGGAAGAATGATGAAGCAAGATTATACATTGAGAAAGCTGTGGAGATTTTTGAGAACAAGATCAAAGCAAATCCCGAGAATGCAAGATTCTGGTACAACAAGGGAATTGCTCTAAGAGACCTTGAGAAATACAAAGAAGCGCTTGAAGCTTTCGAAAAAGCTATAAATATCAACCCGAGCTTTACAAAGGCCTGGATTGGTAAAGGAATAGTATACGACAGGGTTAAGAAACACCAGAAAGCAATGGAAGCCTACGAAAGGGCAGTCGATATAAACCCTATATACTCAGACCTTATTTAA
- a CDS encoding HAD family hydrolase, which produces MKPIRETMVSVWKNVQQNRPEILKAVLFDMDNTLFDFVAVKLIACREILSYLGGGDRNLKEDPAELFSYFLRGTYGFEDYENIKDYMQERKVFTEQAYLQCCEIYDREKLQNLELYPGVRDTLEELKKLGLRLAIITDSDRYHARARLMKVGLLDSFELLVSADMTGTKKPDPAHFLFALDILGLKPEESLVVGDSIKRDMAPARRLGLKTAYASYGDWRPTEETEQCFDFQLKTFQDLIGYIGTLNGMLCSDRYIKKNQIDP; this is translated from the coding sequence ATGAAACCAATCAGGGAAACTATGGTAAGTGTTTGGAAGAATGTACAGCAAAATCGCCCGGAAATTCTGAAAGCTGTTCTTTTTGATATGGACAACACTCTTTTTGATTTCGTAGCCGTAAAACTCATTGCATGCAGGGAGATCCTTTCCTATCTTGGAGGGGGAGATAGGAACCTTAAGGAGGATCCTGCAGAACTTTTCAGTTATTTCCTCAGGGGAACTTACGGGTTTGAAGATTATGAAAACATAAAGGACTACATGCAGGAGAGAAAGGTTTTCACAGAACAGGCATATCTGCAGTGCTGTGAGATCTATGACAGGGAAAAACTGCAAAACCTTGAACTATATCCCGGGGTAAGGGACACCCTTGAGGAACTGAAGAAACTTGGTCTCAGGCTTGCAATAATAACCGACTCCGATAGGTACCATGCCCGTGCAAGACTTATGAAAGTAGGGCTTCTTGATTCATTTGAACTCCTTGTGTCTGCAGATATGACAGGTACGAAAAAACCGGATCCTGCCCATTTTCTCTTTGCTCTTGATATCCTCGGGCTAAAGCCAGAAGAAAGTCTTGTGGTGGGAGATAGCATTAAAAGAGATATGGCTCCTGCACGCAGACTAGGCTTAAAAACAGCATATGCTTCCTATGGAGACTGGAGACCCACAGAAGAAACAGAACAATGCTTTGATTTTCAGCTTAAAACCTTTCAGGATCTGATAGGATATATCGGCACCCTGAATGGCATGTTATGTTCAGACAGGTATATAAAGAAAAATCAAATTGATCCGTAA
- a CDS encoding tetratricopeptide repeat protein, with product MNSGKQKDEPFARGEKDEKTETEEGAVSGDMYVLDDSGSVAGEEVSNEILAAELNECGLDLLRLGKFNEAIVAFDKAIDRDPMNIYLLNNKAAALESLGQFEGALKLYQKAIEINSEDADIWNNMAFSYSQVGEYDRAVEAYEKALELKPDYPNAWYGKALNLSQAEKYEEAVEAYDKVLEENSEYKEAWAGRGIALGQMGNYDEAIVAYDKALGIDPDFLEAWYYKGVDLDSLGSYKQALKAYEKAVEIDPKNDDAWNNMGIDLENLERYEEAINAFEKAIEINSENSDVWYNKGFTLSQMQRFEEAVEAYRKATQLDPEYLEAYSSLGFVLAQLKRFEEALETYEKALKLDPETADSWFGKAVCLSFLGREEEAEGAYRKAVEINPRYSEIGGDIQ from the coding sequence ATGAACTCTGGAAAACAAAAGGACGAACCTTTCGCAAGAGGGGAAAAAGATGAAAAAACTGAAACAGAAGAGGGGGCTGTTTCCGGGGATATGTATGTACTGGACGACTCGGGAAGTGTGGCAGGAGAAGAAGTCAGCAACGAAATTCTTGCAGCCGAACTTAATGAGTGTGGTCTTGATCTTCTCAGGCTTGGTAAGTTTAATGAAGCAATAGTTGCCTTTGATAAGGCGATTGACAGAGATCCAATGAATATTTATCTATTGAATAATAAGGCTGCAGCTCTTGAAAGCCTTGGACAGTTTGAGGGAGCTCTCAAACTCTATCAAAAAGCTATTGAAATAAATTCTGAAGATGCAGATATCTGGAACAACATGGCTTTTTCCTACTCCCAGGTGGGAGAATATGACAGAGCAGTCGAAGCCTATGAAAAAGCTCTTGAGCTCAAGCCGGATTATCCCAACGCATGGTATGGAAAAGCCCTGAACCTCAGCCAGGCAGAAAAATACGAAGAGGCTGTTGAAGCCTATGATAAAGTCCTTGAGGAAAATTCGGAGTATAAAGAGGCATGGGCAGGAAGGGGTATAGCTCTCGGACAGATGGGAAACTACGATGAAGCAATAGTTGCATACGATAAAGCACTCGGCATTGACCCTGATTTTCTTGAAGCCTGGTATTACAAAGGAGTGGATTTAGATAGCCTTGGCAGTTACAAGCAGGCTCTGAAAGCCTATGAAAAAGCCGTGGAAATTGACCCTAAAAATGACGATGCTTGGAATAATATGGGGATAGACCTGGAAAATCTGGAGAGGTATGAGGAAGCAATCAACGCATTTGAAAAAGCAATTGAGATCAATTCCGAAAACTCCGATGTCTGGTATAACAAAGGCTTTACCCTCAGCCAGATGCAGAGGTTTGAAGAAGCTGTCGAAGCATACAGAAAAGCCACACAGCTTGACCCTGAATATCTGGAAGCCTACTCAAGCCTCGGCTTTGTGTTAGCTCAACTCAAACGCTTTGAAGAAGCCCTGGAAACCTATGAAAAGGCACTTAAGCTCGATCCGGAAACTGCCGACTCCTGGTTTGGAAAAGCTGTCTGCCTGAGTTTCCTCGGACGTGAAGAAGAAGCTGAGGGTGCATATAGAAAAGCTGTGGAAATCAACCCCAGATATTCTGAGATCGGGGGGGACATTCAGTAA
- a CDS encoding RimK family alpha-L-glutamate ligase: MEGWILYKSAAAELRPDLYEIHRFIKVAGEKGIELRVVKPDQFDLIVTRDDRKSILLDGEVVPLPDFLLPRMGAGTTYFALAIIRHLERLGVRVFNSSQSIDTVKDKLYSQQILAERGISSPRTMFAKNPVNIALVEKYLGFPLIVKALSGSMGKGIFLSEKHDNFRDLMELIHVTNPNANIILQEFIKSSLGRDLRILVIGGRAVACMERIAPAGSFKSNYSRGGEVRKFDMTPEIEQLATETARTFGLDIAGIDLLFNGDHFKVCEANSSPGFEGIEECCEINVAGMIYDFVRERVGEK; encoded by the coding sequence ATGGAAGGATGGATTCTTTACAAGAGTGCGGCTGCCGAATTAAGGCCCGACCTGTACGAAATTCACCGCTTCATCAAGGTTGCGGGTGAAAAGGGAATAGAGCTCAGGGTAGTAAAGCCCGACCAGTTCGACCTTATTGTAACAAGAGATGACAGGAAAAGCATTCTTCTGGATGGGGAAGTTGTCCCTCTTCCGGACTTTCTCCTGCCGAGAATGGGTGCAGGTACAACCTACTTCGCACTTGCGATTATCCGCCACCTGGAACGCCTCGGAGTCCGTGTTTTTAATTCTTCGCAGAGCATTGATACCGTCAAGGACAAACTCTACTCCCAGCAGATCCTGGCAGAAAGAGGAATTTCCTCTCCCAGAACAATGTTTGCCAAAAACCCGGTTAACATAGCTCTGGTTGAAAAATACCTGGGTTTCCCCCTTATAGTAAAAGCCCTCTCTGGCTCCATGGGCAAAGGCATCTTCCTCTCGGAAAAACACGACAATTTCCGGGACCTTATGGAACTGATCCACGTAACCAACCCCAATGCAAACATAATCCTTCAGGAGTTTATTAAATCCAGCCTTGGAAGAGATCTCCGAATCCTCGTAATCGGAGGCCGGGCAGTCGCCTGTATGGAAAGAATCGCTCCCGCAGGCAGTTTCAAGTCCAACTATTCCAGAGGCGGAGAAGTCCGCAAATTCGACATGACCCCCGAGATAGAACAGCTGGCAACCGAAACCGCTCGCACTTTTGGCCTCGACATCGCCGGCATTGACCTCCTCTTCAACGGCGACCATTTCAAAGTCTGCGAGGCTAATTCTTCCCCCGGCTTCGAAGGCATAGAAGAATGCTGCGAAATCAATGTTGCAGGCATGATTTATGATTTTGTGAGAGAAAGGGTGGGGGAAAAGTAA